Proteins encoded in a region of the Puntigrus tetrazona isolate hp1 chromosome 12, ASM1883169v1, whole genome shotgun sequence genome:
- the neurod2 gene encoding neurogenic differentiation factor 2, giving the protein MLTRLFNEHSLLPDMQKFGGWVDDSGSEDSKIKDEEQERCRLGDEDLDEGDVKDGSSLAQSEIAGEEDDDEDVDEDDCGDDGDEDRPKKRGPKKRKMTPARLERSKVRRQKANARERTRMHDLNSALDNLRKVVPCYSKTQKLSKIETLRLAKNYIWALSEILRNGKRPDVVSYVQTLCKGLSQPTTNLVAGCLQLNSRNFLTEQCQEGARFHVPNPSFSMHAYPYQCSRLSSTHCQSGSSTHNLRNHSFCSAYEALYTEGTSPEYNSPDYESHHSPPVCVNGNFALRQQESLSPDADRGYQYSVHYTNLHGPRSSAAHGLAYGPSGTRSAHSENLPPFHDVHLHHDRAPAYEELNAFFHN; this is encoded by the coding sequence CGAGGACTCCAAAATCAAGGACGAGGAGCAGGAGCGCTGTCGCCTAGGCGACGAGGACTTGGATGAGGGCGATGTGAAAGACGGGAGCAGCCTGGCTCAGTCGGAAATTGCAGGGGAGGAGGACGATGATGAGGATGTTGATGAAGATGATTGTGGAGATGATGGGGACGAAGACAGGCCCAAAAAACGTGGGCCAAAAAAACGCAAAATGACACCGGCTAGGTTAGAGCGCTCGAAAGTTCGGCGCCAAAAAGCTAACGCCAGAGAGCGCACGCGCATGCACGATCTAAATTCAGCACTGGACAATCTACGCAAGGTTGTACCATGCTAttcaaaaactcaaaaactctCCAAAATTGAAACGTTAAGGTTGGCGAAGAACTACATTTGGGCGCTGTCAGAAATCCTGCGGAATGGGAAGAGACCGGACGTGGTTTCGTATGTACAGACACTGTGCAAAGGCCTCTCCCAACCCACGACCAATCTGGTGGCTGGGTGCCTCCAACTTAACTCAAGGAATTTTCTAACGGAACAATGTCAAGAAGGAGCGCGCTTTCACGTGCCTAACCCGTCGTTCTCCATGCATGCATATCCATACCAGTGTTCCCGTTTATCAAGCACACACTGTCAGTCAGGATCCAGTACACATAACCTTCGAAATCATTCTTTCTGTTCGGCCTATGAGGCTTTGTACACTGAAGGCACGTCCCCAGAATACAACAGCCCAGATTACGAGAGTCACCACAGCCCCCCGGTGTGTGTAAATGGTAACTTTGCTTTAAGACAACAGGAATCACTGTCACCGGACGCGGACAGAGGTTATCAATATTCTGTGCATTACACAAATCTGCATGGCCCACGTTCCTCCGCTGCTCATGGTCTTGCTTACGGCCCATCAGGAACTCGCAGCGCTCACTCAGAGAACCTTCCACCGTTTCATGATGTACACTTGCACCACGATCGGGCGCCTGCATACGAGGAACTCAACGCCTTTTTCCACAATTAG